A region of Dermochelys coriacea isolate rDerCor1 chromosome 1, rDerCor1.pri.v4, whole genome shotgun sequence DNA encodes the following proteins:
- the PANX2 gene encoding pannexin-2 isoform X5 codes for MYIPALGWEFLASTRLTSELNFLLQEIDNCYHRAAEGRAPKIEKQIQSKGPGITEREKREIIENAEKEKSPEQNLFEKYLERRGRSNFLAKLYLARHLFIIFLSIIPVTYLSTYYATQKQNEFTCALGEPPDKTSSSKLHIRVNCKLPAVQLQRIIAGVDIVLLCFMNLIILINLVHLFIFRKSNFIFDKLNKVGIKTKKQWQKSQFCDINILAMFCNENRDHIKSLNRLDFITNESDLMYDNVVRQLLAALAQSNHDVTPTMRDSGIQTIDPSVDPADIDANEQLIIKRPRKKMKWIPSSNPLPQPFKEQLAIMKVENHKPEKPKPVRRKTATDSLVAPLLESTSKTSQQSSSHKTESNAISSTGNEKKHTRHFSLDVQPYILSSKKPKPEIQAIASMPTSKSQEGGFLNQEENVVVHVTSSLKVIPNHEKEILYSSETCRTVPAAGAYLSCNHNHIATTAAATNITLSHIKPEPTAALNRIPTHPLLNVNTLYEDHEEEVSNLIDNSIHSPTDAGEILSIPTPKHIMMATFEEPRAIVSSVEY; via the exons ATGTACATTCCAGCTCTTGGCTGGGAGTTTCTGGCCTCCACCAGACTGACTTCTGAGCTTAATTTTTTGCTTCAGGAGATCGATAACTGCTACCACCGTGCAGCAGAAGGGCGTGCACCGAAAATAGAGAAACAAATACAATCCAAAGGCCCTGGGATCacagaaagggagaaaagagaaatcattgagaatgcagaaaaggaaaaaagccctGAGCagaatttgtttgaaaaataccTGGAAAGAAGAGGGCGAAGTAACTTTTTGGCTAAACTTTATCTCGCAAGACATTTATTTATCATATTTTTAAGCATTATACCAGTTACCTACTTATCCACCTACTATGCTACGCAGAAGCAAAATGAGTTTACATGTGCACTAGGAGAGCCTCCTGACAAAACGAGCAGCTCCAAATTGCACATCAGGGTGAACTGCAAGCTGCCAGCTGTCCAGCTGCAACGGATAATTGCTGGAGTAGACATTGTCCTCCTCTGCTTTATGAACTTGATCATTCTCATCAACTTAGTTCACCTGTTCATATTCCGCAAGTCCAACTTCATATTTGATAAACTGAACAAGGTTGGAATAAAGACCAAGAAACAGTGGCAAAAGTCTCAGTTTTGTGACATCAATATTCTAGCTATGTTTTGCAATGAAAATCGGGACCATATAAAATCCCTGAACCGCTTGGATTTTATAACAAATGAAAGCGATCTGATGTATGATAATGTGGTGCGCCAGTTGCTTGCAGCACTGGCCCAGTCTAATCATGACGTCACACCCACCATGCGCGATTCAGGGATTCAGACTATAGACCCCAGTGTCGATCCAGCAGACATCGATGCCAATGAACAGCTCATCATTAAGAGACCTAGGAAGAAGATGAAATGGATCCCAAGTAGCAATCCACTTCCTCAGCCATTCAAAGAGCAGTTAGCTATTATGAAGGTTGAAAACCACAAACCTGAAAAGCCGAAGCCAGTGCGCAGGAAAACAGCAACCGATAGCCTCGTTGCTCCTCTGCTAGAGTCCACTTCAAAAACCTCACAGCAATCATCATCTCATAAAACTGAGTCAAACGCCATCTCCAGCACAGGCAATGAGAAAAAACATACACGGCACTTTTCCCTGGATGTTCAACCATATATACTTAGCAGTAAAAAACCCAAGCCAGAGATTCAAGCCATTGCCTCAATGCCTACATCCAAAAGCCAAGAGGGTGGATTTTTAAACCAAGAGGAGAATGTCGTAGTTCATGTCACCTCTTCTCTCAAAG tcATCCCAAATCATGAGAAAGAGATTCTGTACTCATCTGAGACATGCAGAACTGTCCCTGCTGCTGGGGCTTACCTCTCATGTAATCACAATCATATAGCAACAACTGCTGCTGCAACAAATATAACCCTGAGCCACATCAAACCAGAGCCAACAGCTGCGCTGAATCGTATTCCTACTCACCCTCTGCTGAACGTCAATACACTGTATGAAGATCACGAGGAAGAGGTTTCCAACCTTATAGACAACAGTATTCATTCACCAACTGATGCAGGGGAAATACTCTCCATACCTACCCCAAAGCATATAATGATGGCAACATTTGAAGAACCAAGGGCAATAGTGAGTTCTGTGGAGTACTAA
- the PANX2 gene encoding pannexin-2 isoform X2: MKATICAYLDSFLYCKSSYLAQPSTTLLLENSHEEVMEGDKEPIYCYTPHNFTRDQALYARGYCWTELKDALPGVDANHWPSLFEHKFLPYALLAFAGIMYIPALGWEFLASTRLTSELNFLLQEIDNCYHRAAEGRAPKIEKQIQSKGPGITEREKREIIENAEKEKSPEQNLFEKYLERRGRSNFLAKLYLARHLFIIFLSIIPVTYLSTYYATQKQNEFTCALGEPPDKTSSSKLHIRVNCKLPAVQLQRIIAGVDIVLLCFMNLIILINLVHLFIFRKSNFIFDKLNKVGIKTKKQWQKSQFCDINILAMFCNENRDHIKSLNRLDFITNESDLMYDNVVRQLLAALAQSNHDVTPTMRDSGIQTIDPSVDPADIDANEQLIIKRPRKKMKWIPSSNPLPQPFKEQLAIMKVENHKPEKPKPVRRKTATDSLVAPLLESTSKTSQQSSSHKTESNAISSTGNEKKHTRHFSLDVQPYILSSKKPKPEIQAIASMPTSKSQEGGFLNQEENVVVHVTSSLKVIPNHEKEILYSSETCRTVPAAGAYLSCNHNHIATTAAATNITLSHIKPEPTAALNRIPTHPLLNVNTLYEDHEEEVSNLIDNSIHSPTDAGEILSIPTPKHIMMATFEEPRAIVSSVEY, from the exons AGGAGCCAATATACTGTTACACACCCCACAACTTCACCCGTGACCAAGCCTTGTATGCCAGAGGATATTGTTGGACAGAACTAAAAGATGCCTTGCCAGGAGTTGATGCCAACCATTGGCCCTCCTTGTTTGAGCATAAGTTCCTTCCTTATGCACTGCTGGCTTTTGCTGGCATAATGTACATTCCAGCTCTTGGCTGGGAGTTTCTGGCCTCCACCAGACTGACTTCTGAGCTTAATTTTTTGCTTCAGGAGATCGATAACTGCTACCACCGTGCAGCAGAAGGGCGTGCACCGAAAATAGAGAAACAAATACAATCCAAAGGCCCTGGGATCacagaaagggagaaaagagaaatcattgagaatgcagaaaaggaaaaaagccctGAGCagaatttgtttgaaaaataccTGGAAAGAAGAGGGCGAAGTAACTTTTTGGCTAAACTTTATCTCGCAAGACATTTATTTATCATATTTTTAAGCATTATACCAGTTACCTACTTATCCACCTACTATGCTACGCAGAAGCAAAATGAGTTTACATGTGCACTAGGAGAGCCTCCTGACAAAACGAGCAGCTCCAAATTGCACATCAGGGTGAACTGCAAGCTGCCAGCTGTCCAGCTGCAACGGATAATTGCTGGAGTAGACATTGTCCTCCTCTGCTTTATGAACTTGATCATTCTCATCAACTTAGTTCACCTGTTCATATTCCGCAAGTCCAACTTCATATTTGATAAACTGAACAAGGTTGGAATAAAGACCAAGAAACAGTGGCAAAAGTCTCAGTTTTGTGACATCAATATTCTAGCTATGTTTTGCAATGAAAATCGGGACCATATAAAATCCCTGAACCGCTTGGATTTTATAACAAATGAAAGCGATCTGATGTATGATAATGTGGTGCGCCAGTTGCTTGCAGCACTGGCCCAGTCTAATCATGACGTCACACCCACCATGCGCGATTCAGGGATTCAGACTATAGACCCCAGTGTCGATCCAGCAGACATCGATGCCAATGAACAGCTCATCATTAAGAGACCTAGGAAGAAGATGAAATGGATCCCAAGTAGCAATCCACTTCCTCAGCCATTCAAAGAGCAGTTAGCTATTATGAAGGTTGAAAACCACAAACCTGAAAAGCCGAAGCCAGTGCGCAGGAAAACAGCAACCGATAGCCTCGTTGCTCCTCTGCTAGAGTCCACTTCAAAAACCTCACAGCAATCATCATCTCATAAAACTGAGTCAAACGCCATCTCCAGCACAGGCAATGAGAAAAAACATACACGGCACTTTTCCCTGGATGTTCAACCATATATACTTAGCAGTAAAAAACCCAAGCCAGAGATTCAAGCCATTGCCTCAATGCCTACATCCAAAAGCCAAGAGGGTGGATTTTTAAACCAAGAGGAGAATGTCGTAGTTCATGTCACCTCTTCTCTCAAAG tcATCCCAAATCATGAGAAAGAGATTCTGTACTCATCTGAGACATGCAGAACTGTCCCTGCTGCTGGGGCTTACCTCTCATGTAATCACAATCATATAGCAACAACTGCTGCTGCAACAAATATAACCCTGAGCCACATCAAACCAGAGCCAACAGCTGCGCTGAATCGTATTCCTACTCACCCTCTGCTGAACGTCAATACACTGTATGAAGATCACGAGGAAGAGGTTTCCAACCTTATAGACAACAGTATTCATTCACCAACTGATGCAGGGGAAATACTCTCCATACCTACCCCAAAGCATATAATGATGGCAACATTTGAAGAACCAAGGGCAATAGTGAGTTCTGTGGAGTACTAA
- the PANX2 gene encoding pannexin-2 isoform X3: MHSSDFSLCYTEEPIYCYTPHNFTRDQALYARGYCWTELKDALPGVDANHWPSLFEHKFLPYALLAFAGIMYIPALGWEFLASTRLTSELNFLLQEIDNCYHRAAEGRAPKIEKQIQSKGPGITEREKREIIENAEKEKSPEQNLFEKYLERRGRSNFLAKLYLARHLFIIFLSIIPVTYLSTYYATQKQNEFTCALGEPPDKTSSSKLHIRVNCKLPAVQLQRIIAGVDIVLLCFMNLIILINLVHLFIFRKSNFIFDKLNKVGIKTKKQWQKSQFCDINILAMFCNENRDHIKSLNRLDFITNESDLMYDNVVRQLLAALAQSNHDVTPTMRDSGIQTIDPSVDPADIDANEQLIIKRPRKKMKWIPSSNPLPQPFKEQLAIMKVENHKPEKPKPVRRKTATDSLVAPLLESTSKTSQQSSSHKTESNAISSTGNEKKHTRHFSLDVQPYILSSKKPKPEIQAIASMPTSKSQEGGFLNQEENVVVHVTSSLKVIPNHEKEILYSSETCRTVPAAGAYLSCNHNHIATTAAATNITLSHIKPEPTAALNRIPTHPLLNVNTLYEDHEEEVSNLIDNSIHSPTDAGEILSIPTPKHIMMATFEEPRAIVSSVEY; the protein is encoded by the exons ATGCACAGCAGTGACTTTTCTCTCTGTTATACAGAGGAGCCAATATACTGTTACACACCCCACAACTTCACCCGTGACCAAGCCTTGTATGCCAGAGGATATTGTTGGACAGAACTAAAAGATGCCTTGCCAGGAGTTGATGCCAACCATTGGCCCTCCTTGTTTGAGCATAAGTTCCTTCCTTATGCACTGCTGGCTTTTGCTGGCATAATGTACATTCCAGCTCTTGGCTGGGAGTTTCTGGCCTCCACCAGACTGACTTCTGAGCTTAATTTTTTGCTTCAGGAGATCGATAACTGCTACCACCGTGCAGCAGAAGGGCGTGCACCGAAAATAGAGAAACAAATACAATCCAAAGGCCCTGGGATCacagaaagggagaaaagagaaatcattgagaatgcagaaaaggaaaaaagccctGAGCagaatttgtttgaaaaataccTGGAAAGAAGAGGGCGAAGTAACTTTTTGGCTAAACTTTATCTCGCAAGACATTTATTTATCATATTTTTAAGCATTATACCAGTTACCTACTTATCCACCTACTATGCTACGCAGAAGCAAAATGAGTTTACATGTGCACTAGGAGAGCCTCCTGACAAAACGAGCAGCTCCAAATTGCACATCAGGGTGAACTGCAAGCTGCCAGCTGTCCAGCTGCAACGGATAATTGCTGGAGTAGACATTGTCCTCCTCTGCTTTATGAACTTGATCATTCTCATCAACTTAGTTCACCTGTTCATATTCCGCAAGTCCAACTTCATATTTGATAAACTGAACAAGGTTGGAATAAAGACCAAGAAACAGTGGCAAAAGTCTCAGTTTTGTGACATCAATATTCTAGCTATGTTTTGCAATGAAAATCGGGACCATATAAAATCCCTGAACCGCTTGGATTTTATAACAAATGAAAGCGATCTGATGTATGATAATGTGGTGCGCCAGTTGCTTGCAGCACTGGCCCAGTCTAATCATGACGTCACACCCACCATGCGCGATTCAGGGATTCAGACTATAGACCCCAGTGTCGATCCAGCAGACATCGATGCCAATGAACAGCTCATCATTAAGAGACCTAGGAAGAAGATGAAATGGATCCCAAGTAGCAATCCACTTCCTCAGCCATTCAAAGAGCAGTTAGCTATTATGAAGGTTGAAAACCACAAACCTGAAAAGCCGAAGCCAGTGCGCAGGAAAACAGCAACCGATAGCCTCGTTGCTCCTCTGCTAGAGTCCACTTCAAAAACCTCACAGCAATCATCATCTCATAAAACTGAGTCAAACGCCATCTCCAGCACAGGCAATGAGAAAAAACATACACGGCACTTTTCCCTGGATGTTCAACCATATATACTTAGCAGTAAAAAACCCAAGCCAGAGATTCAAGCCATTGCCTCAATGCCTACATCCAAAAGCCAAGAGGGTGGATTTTTAAACCAAGAGGAGAATGTCGTAGTTCATGTCACCTCTTCTCTCAAAG tcATCCCAAATCATGAGAAAGAGATTCTGTACTCATCTGAGACATGCAGAACTGTCCCTGCTGCTGGGGCTTACCTCTCATGTAATCACAATCATATAGCAACAACTGCTGCTGCAACAAATATAACCCTGAGCCACATCAAACCAGAGCCAACAGCTGCGCTGAATCGTATTCCTACTCACCCTCTGCTGAACGTCAATACACTGTATGAAGATCACGAGGAAGAGGTTTCCAACCTTATAGACAACAGTATTCATTCACCAACTGATGCAGGGGAAATACTCTCCATACCTACCCCAAAGCATATAATGATGGCAACATTTGAAGAACCAAGGGCAATAGTGAGTTCTGTGGAGTACTAA
- the PANX2 gene encoding pannexin-2 isoform X4: MEGDKEPIYCYTPHNFTRDQALYARGYCWTELKDALPGVDANHWPSLFEHKFLPYALLAFAGIMYIPALGWEFLASTRLTSELNFLLQEIDNCYHRAAEGRAPKIEKQIQSKGPGITEREKREIIENAEKEKSPEQNLFEKYLERRGRSNFLAKLYLARHLFIIFLSIIPVTYLSTYYATQKQNEFTCALGEPPDKTSSSKLHIRVNCKLPAVQLQRIIAGVDIVLLCFMNLIILINLVHLFIFRKSNFIFDKLNKVGIKTKKQWQKSQFCDINILAMFCNENRDHIKSLNRLDFITNESDLMYDNVVRQLLAALAQSNHDVTPTMRDSGIQTIDPSVDPADIDANEQLIIKRPRKKMKWIPSSNPLPQPFKEQLAIMKVENHKPEKPKPVRRKTATDSLVAPLLESTSKTSQQSSSHKTESNAISSTGNEKKHTRHFSLDVQPYILSSKKPKPEIQAIASMPTSKSQEGGFLNQEENVVVHVTSSLKVIPNHEKEILYSSETCRTVPAAGAYLSCNHNHIATTAAATNITLSHIKPEPTAALNRIPTHPLLNVNTLYEDHEEEVSNLIDNSIHSPTDAGEILSIPTPKHIMMATFEEPRAIVSSVEY, encoded by the exons AGGAGCCAATATACTGTTACACACCCCACAACTTCACCCGTGACCAAGCCTTGTATGCCAGAGGATATTGTTGGACAGAACTAAAAGATGCCTTGCCAGGAGTTGATGCCAACCATTGGCCCTCCTTGTTTGAGCATAAGTTCCTTCCTTATGCACTGCTGGCTTTTGCTGGCATAATGTACATTCCAGCTCTTGGCTGGGAGTTTCTGGCCTCCACCAGACTGACTTCTGAGCTTAATTTTTTGCTTCAGGAGATCGATAACTGCTACCACCGTGCAGCAGAAGGGCGTGCACCGAAAATAGAGAAACAAATACAATCCAAAGGCCCTGGGATCacagaaagggagaaaagagaaatcattgagaatgcagaaaaggaaaaaagccctGAGCagaatttgtttgaaaaataccTGGAAAGAAGAGGGCGAAGTAACTTTTTGGCTAAACTTTATCTCGCAAGACATTTATTTATCATATTTTTAAGCATTATACCAGTTACCTACTTATCCACCTACTATGCTACGCAGAAGCAAAATGAGTTTACATGTGCACTAGGAGAGCCTCCTGACAAAACGAGCAGCTCCAAATTGCACATCAGGGTGAACTGCAAGCTGCCAGCTGTCCAGCTGCAACGGATAATTGCTGGAGTAGACATTGTCCTCCTCTGCTTTATGAACTTGATCATTCTCATCAACTTAGTTCACCTGTTCATATTCCGCAAGTCCAACTTCATATTTGATAAACTGAACAAGGTTGGAATAAAGACCAAGAAACAGTGGCAAAAGTCTCAGTTTTGTGACATCAATATTCTAGCTATGTTTTGCAATGAAAATCGGGACCATATAAAATCCCTGAACCGCTTGGATTTTATAACAAATGAAAGCGATCTGATGTATGATAATGTGGTGCGCCAGTTGCTTGCAGCACTGGCCCAGTCTAATCATGACGTCACACCCACCATGCGCGATTCAGGGATTCAGACTATAGACCCCAGTGTCGATCCAGCAGACATCGATGCCAATGAACAGCTCATCATTAAGAGACCTAGGAAGAAGATGAAATGGATCCCAAGTAGCAATCCACTTCCTCAGCCATTCAAAGAGCAGTTAGCTATTATGAAGGTTGAAAACCACAAACCTGAAAAGCCGAAGCCAGTGCGCAGGAAAACAGCAACCGATAGCCTCGTTGCTCCTCTGCTAGAGTCCACTTCAAAAACCTCACAGCAATCATCATCTCATAAAACTGAGTCAAACGCCATCTCCAGCACAGGCAATGAGAAAAAACATACACGGCACTTTTCCCTGGATGTTCAACCATATATACTTAGCAGTAAAAAACCCAAGCCAGAGATTCAAGCCATTGCCTCAATGCCTACATCCAAAAGCCAAGAGGGTGGATTTTTAAACCAAGAGGAGAATGTCGTAGTTCATGTCACCTCTTCTCTCAAAG tcATCCCAAATCATGAGAAAGAGATTCTGTACTCATCTGAGACATGCAGAACTGTCCCTGCTGCTGGGGCTTACCTCTCATGTAATCACAATCATATAGCAACAACTGCTGCTGCAACAAATATAACCCTGAGCCACATCAAACCAGAGCCAACAGCTGCGCTGAATCGTATTCCTACTCACCCTCTGCTGAACGTCAATACACTGTATGAAGATCACGAGGAAGAGGTTTCCAACCTTATAGACAACAGTATTCATTCACCAACTGATGCAGGGGAAATACTCTCCATACCTACCCCAAAGCATATAATGATGGCAACATTTGAAGAACCAAGGGCAATAGTGAGTTCTGTGGAGTACTAA